DNA from Archaeoglobus veneficus SNP6:
ATTGACAGCATTCCCGGTTCAGAATACAGAAATTGCGAATTTCGATTAAACTGGTTTATTGCTTTTTCAACTACATACTTTCTCTCTTCGAGATCTTGTCTGGCCCTCTTAAACAATTCTAATCTTTTAATTTTTAAATCATTTAATCCATCTTCAAATTTTTTGAGGTTTTCAATACTATTGATAATTTCTTTTAACTGCTGCTTCCGCTCTATTAATCTCTCGTATAGCAGTCTGTATTCATCTAATGCTCTGTGGGTTTTAAGAATTTCAAAAAGTTTAGCTCTAGCATCTGTTAGTTTTTTTATTTCATTTTTATAACTTTCTATTTGTCTTTCTAATTTGTCAATTTCATTTCTTAAATAGTCTCTTCTATTCGCTACTATTTGTTCGTGGAACCTTTTTACGTCTTCTAACCTCATCTTCAGCTTGTCAGTGAACCATAATCCGGCTTCTCTGTAAACTCGCTCCACGAGTTCTATGGGTACATCTTTTTCTGTTTCAATACTTTTCCTATATTGAGATAATATTTTCTTTGCAAGAATTAACCGATTAGTTATTCTATGAATTTTTTCTGTCAACATATTAGCTTCTTTTTCTATTTCTGCATATTGGGGGTGCACCCTAAAACTATTTAACTCCTCTTCCAACTTCTGAATCTCGCTTTCTAATCTCACTCTTTCAGCTTCTAGTTCGCCTAAAGTCCCTATGTATCCTGTTAGTAATCCTTCTGTGGCAGCTTTTTTTAATTCTTTGAGAGTTCTTTCTTGGTCTTTCAATATCTGAAACTCGGAGGCGTATTCCCAATTTAAACCTAAAAGGTATGCATTATTAACTTGGATATCCCACTCTCTTTGTTTAGGGTGATGTTTAAACGGGTCTCTAAATGCTATCTCACTTCTTCTCGCAAAATAAGAGATCAAACTCCTAAAGGTTGGAGCATACTTCCACTTATCATAGATATCAATAGATAAATCAAACATTAAAAATCCGAGTACTTTTCTCCATACGTCTACCTTCAAAGAATGCGTACCCTCAAGCCAGTTGCGCGTAGGCTTTACTGGCCAGTCGGAGAAATCCCCCTCCAATTCGACTTTGGAGGGATTAGAAGTGTTTCTGTAAACACTATAGTCCCTTCCATTTAGGGTTAAGTCTAGAATAAATGTCCAATTTTCAAGTTCTTTTGATTTTAAGACAGATCCTTTTTGAAGAGTACTTCCTAAACAAAAATGTATAATCTCGACTAAAGTAGTTTTACCCAGACCGTTTCGTGAATCCTTCTCCGAGGATGTTTCTGTTCTGTCAGCTAGTACAACGTTAAAACCTTCCTTAAACTCAACAGTTCTAAAAGATGGTCTATCGCATCTGACCCTCTTTATCATTTTTATTCACCTTCTTTAATAGTCCTTCCTTGAATTCTATTAATCCCAGTGCATAGAGAAAATCTAGGATAAGCACATATTTATCAAATGTTCCCACTTCATCTGAGTGTCGTACCTTTTCCCACAATGAAGATACCGTTTGAGGAGTGTCGAGCTCCTTAAGTATTCTGCTACCTGCCCCTATAATAGAATATTTAAGTTTCATTGTTTTATCTGGGACTACTATCATTCGAACACCTCACATATCTCAAAAAAGTACGTTAGAACCATTAAACCGGCTGCACGTATACTGAAGTCATTGGACCCA
Protein-coding regions in this window:
- a CDS encoding ABC-three component system middle component 6: MIVVPDKTMKLKYSIIGAGSRILKELDTPQTVSSLWEKVRHSDEVGTFDKYVLILDFLYALGLIEFKEGLLKKVNKNDKEGQMR
- a CDS encoding DUF2326 domain-containing protein is translated as MIKRVRCDRPSFRTVEFKEGFNVVLADRTETSSEKDSRNGLGKTTLVEIIHFCLGSTLQKGSVLKSKELENWTFILDLTLNGRDYSVYRNTSNPSKVELEGDFSDWPVKPTRNWLEGTHSLKVDVWRKVLGFLMFDLSIDIYDKWKYAPTFRSLISYFARRSEIAFRDPFKHHPKQREWDIQVNNAYLLGLNWEYASEFQILKDQERTLKELKKAATEGLLTGYIGTLGELEAERVRLESEIQKLEEELNSFRVHPQYAEIEKEANMLTEKIHRITNRLILAKKILSQYRKSIETEKDVPIELVERVYREAGLWFTDKLKMRLEDVKRFHEQIVANRRDYLRNEIDKLERQIESYKNEIKKLTDARAKLFEILKTHRALDEYRLLYERLIERKQQLKEIINSIENLKKFEDGLNDLKIKRLELFKRARQDLEERKYVVEKAINQFNRNSQFLYSEPGMLSIDITESGYKFKVEIKRAKSEGIERMKVFCYDLMLIQLRANQKDKPGFLIHDSTIFNGVDERQVARAMELAAMEAKERGFQYICAINSDSVPHNEFSKDFRNVFKESIRGSVKITKNK